A portion of the Flavobacterium limnophilum genome contains these proteins:
- a CDS encoding agmatine deiminase family protein, whose translation MSASNRRFPAEWEKQQGILLCFPHNGNDWPGKYEAIQWAFVEFIKKVATFEQVFLVVADEKLKAKVTEMLETATVKMSNVCFIIHKTNRSWMRDSGPIIVQNGTKREALNFNFNGWAKYKNINLDKHVPAKVGEFLKLPVTQVLYNGKPVIVEGGAIDTNGKGTLLTSEECLMHPDIQVRNPGFTKEDYEAVFKEYLGITNVIWLGDGIEGDDTHGHIDDLCRFVNEDTIITIVEKDPKDNNYKPLQDNLKRLQNAKLENGKSPKIVELPMPKRIDFDGLRLPASYANFLILNNCVLVPTFNDSNDRIALNIIADCFLDREIIGINAIDLIWGFGTLHCLSQQIPE comes from the coding sequence ATGAGTGCATCCAATAGAAGATTCCCCGCCGAATGGGAAAAGCAGCAAGGTATTTTATTGTGTTTTCCTCATAACGGAAACGATTGGCCAGGAAAATATGAAGCCATACAATGGGCTTTTGTGGAATTTATCAAAAAAGTAGCCACTTTCGAGCAAGTATTTTTGGTCGTTGCCGATGAAAAATTAAAAGCTAAAGTTACAGAAATGCTAGAAACAGCAACTGTAAAAATGAGTAATGTTTGTTTCATCATTCATAAAACCAATAGAAGCTGGATGCGTGATTCTGGGCCAATTATTGTTCAAAACGGAACGAAAAGAGAAGCCTTGAATTTCAATTTCAACGGTTGGGCAAAATATAAAAACATCAATTTGGACAAACACGTTCCTGCCAAAGTGGGCGAATTCCTGAAACTTCCCGTAACCCAAGTTTTATACAACGGAAAACCCGTAATCGTGGAAGGTGGAGCGATTGACACCAACGGAAAAGGCACATTGTTGACTTCGGAAGAATGCTTGATGCATCCTGATATTCAGGTTCGAAATCCAGGTTTCACCAAGGAAGATTATGAAGCGGTTTTCAAGGAATATTTGGGAATTACCAACGTGATTTGGCTAGGCGACGGAATTGAAGGGGATGACACTCACGGACATATCGACGATTTGTGCCGTTTTGTAAATGAAGACACTATTATCACCATTGTTGAAAAAGACCCGAAAGACAACAATTACAAGCCTTTGCAAGACAACCTGAAACGTTTGCAAAATGCAAAATTGGAAAACGGAAAATCTCCAAAAATAGTAGAATTACCAATGCCAAAACGCATCGATTTTGACGGATTGCGTTTGCCCGCCAGTTATGCCAATTTCTTGATCTTGAACAACTGTGTTTTAGTTCCAACATTCAACGATTCGAACGATAGAATAGCTTTGAATATCATCGCAGATTGTTTTCTAGATAGGGAAATCATTGGAATTAACGCAATAGATTTGATTTGGGGTTTTGGAACTTTGCATTGTTTGAGCCAACAAATTCCAGAGTAA
- a CDS encoding carbon-nitrogen hydrolase — MPKKKYKIAVIQLNLNDVAENNLKKCLSWVRDAASQGAEVISLPELYSSHYFCQSEDVDNFALAEPLYSTSFIAFSALAKELGVVIIVPFFEKRMAGIYHNSAYIIDTDGSEAGLYRKMHIPDDPHFYEKFYFTPGDLGFKAFPTQKGKIGTLICWDQWYPEAARLTALQGADVLFYPTAIGWHPLEKEQYGENQHGAWMNVMKGHAVANGVYVAAANRIGLEQYLPDTAGIQFWGSSFIAGPQGEILAQASHDKEEILIAEVDLDLQENVRQNWPFFRDRRIDAFGDITKRAID; from the coding sequence ATGCCAAAGAAAAAATACAAAATAGCGGTTATTCAATTGAATCTGAATGACGTTGCCGAAAACAACCTGAAAAAATGTTTGTCTTGGGTTAGAGACGCTGCCAGTCAAGGTGCGGAAGTGATTTCATTGCCCGAATTATACAGCAGCCACTATTTTTGTCAAAGTGAAGACGTGGATAATTTTGCCTTGGCAGAACCCTTGTACAGTACTTCGTTTATTGCTTTCAGTGCTTTGGCAAAAGAATTGGGAGTCGTGATTATCGTTCCTTTCTTCGAAAAAAGAATGGCGGGAATTTACCACAACAGTGCCTACATCATCGACACCGATGGTTCGGAAGCAGGATTGTATCGCAAAATGCACATTCCGGATGATCCACATTTTTACGAAAAATTTTATTTCACTCCGGGTGATTTGGGTTTCAAGGCCTTCCCTACCCAAAAAGGAAAAATTGGAACGCTTATTTGTTGGGATCAATGGTATCCAGAAGCGGCTCGTTTGACGGCTTTGCAAGGTGCCGATGTGTTGTTTTATCCAACGGCAATCGGCTGGCATCCCTTGGAAAAAGAACAATATGGCGAAAACCAACACGGTGCCTGGATGAACGTGATGAAAGGTCACGCCGTGGCGAATGGTGTGTATGTTGCCGCCGCAAACCGAATCGGATTAGAACAATATTTACCGGATACGGCTGGAATCCAGTTTTGGGGTTCTTCGTTTATTGCAGGACCACAAGGCGAAATTTTGGCACAAGCCTCCCACGATAAAGAAGAAATCTTGATTGCCGAAGTGGACTTGGACTTGCAAGAAAATGTGCGCCAAAACTGGCCTTTCTTTAGAGACAGAAGAATTGATGCTTTTGGAGATATCACGAAAAGAGCGATTGATTAA
- the pelA gene encoding pectate lyase: MKIFKNQPKSCTLFLSVILSSFSFVFSIAQSNKSDKITISTRPFMDGVNHWYYVKDETNIVNPVPNQPQYPESEYTKIADNIIYFQRNNGGWPKNYDMRAVLTPEQINAVVKTKSVYHTTFDNATTYTHTYYLAQVYTLTKTEKYKDACLKGIDFILKAQYSNGGWPQYFPLEKGYSRHITFNDGAYMGIMNILEKIIDNDPNFAFVDTKTKNKVTKAYQKGIDCILKMQIVDQGKLTAWCQQHDEVTLLPAWARKFEPPSICNGESAAVVMFLMSIDNPNEKIIQSIQAAVKWFSDSKIYNTRVETFDAPKEESKYMTITKDNRVVTDPTAPPIWTRYYELGTGKPLFCDRDSKYLYSLAEVSRERRVGYAWYTYNPDKVLKKYPEWQKKWAPTTDVLKP, translated from the coding sequence ATGAAAATATTCAAAAACCAACCCAAAAGCTGCACGCTATTTCTTAGTGTAATTCTATCATCGTTTTCATTCGTTTTTTCAATTGCCCAATCCAACAAGAGCGACAAAATAACAATCAGCACAAGACCCTTTATGGATGGCGTCAATCATTGGTATTATGTAAAAGACGAAACCAATATTGTAAATCCAGTTCCAAACCAACCCCAATATCCGGAATCCGAGTACACGAAAATAGCCGACAACATCATTTATTTTCAACGCAATAATGGAGGATGGCCCAAAAATTATGATATGAGAGCTGTATTGACTCCAGAGCAAATAAACGCCGTGGTCAAAACAAAGTCTGTTTATCACACTACTTTTGACAATGCCACCACTTATACCCATACCTATTATTTGGCACAAGTCTATACGCTGACCAAAACCGAAAAATACAAAGATGCTTGCCTAAAAGGAATTGATTTTATTCTTAAAGCCCAATATTCCAATGGAGGTTGGCCACAATATTTCCCTTTAGAAAAAGGCTACAGTCGCCACATCACCTTCAATGACGGAGCGTATATGGGCATTATGAATATTTTGGAAAAAATTATTGACAACGACCCTAATTTTGCATTTGTAGATACTAAAACAAAAAACAAAGTAACCAAGGCTTATCAAAAAGGGATCGATTGCATCCTAAAAATGCAAATTGTCGATCAAGGAAAATTGACCGCTTGGTGTCAACAGCACGATGAAGTAACTTTATTGCCGGCTTGGGCCAGAAAATTTGAACCACCAAGTATTTGCAATGGAGAAAGTGCAGCAGTTGTCATGTTCTTGATGAGTATCGACAATCCAAATGAAAAAATAATCCAATCCATACAAGCAGCCGTAAAATGGTTTTCGGATTCCAAAATATACAATACCCGAGTGGAAACATTTGATGCACCAAAAGAGGAATCAAAATACATGACGATTACCAAAGACAACCGAGTGGTGACAGACCCAACCGCTCCACCTATTTGGACACGTTATTATGAATTGGGAACCGGAAAACCCCTGTTTTGCGATCGAGACAGCAAGTATTTATACTCTTTGGCCGAAGTTAGCCGCGAACGCCGAGTGGGTTATGCTTGGTACACTTACAACCCTGACAAAGTCTTGAAAAAATACCCGGAATGGCAAAAAAAATGGGCACCAACAACGGATGTTTTGAAACCGTAA
- a CDS encoding glycoside hydrolase family 28 protein produces the protein MKTKPINLLCIALTVVMTSWSNTSVAQNSKSNETYKGIEFKMDIVKEPIIPNNTVNIKDFGAVNGGTVLNTKAFADAIAAVSKKGGGKVIIPPGIWLTGPIILKSNLELHAQTGALIKFSTDKSLYPLVETSFEGLNTWRCISPIYGKNLENVAFTGKGVWDGSGEVWRQVKKSKLTESQWKKFVASGGVLNEKKDSWYPSETFMKASVGADQNVRLDLKTKEDFEAIHDFLRPVLVSIQNSKRVMFDGPVFQNSPAWNIHPLMIEDLIVRNVSVRNPWFSQNGDGLDVESCKNVLVENSSFDVGDDAICIKSGKDKDGRDRKVPCENIIIRNNIVYHGHGGVTVGSEMSSGVKNMHVSNCSFMGTDVGLRFKSNRGRGGVVENIFISDIFMTDIPSQAISFDLYYGGKSIAETLAEGGNTISTKIVPVDEKTPQFKNITIKNITIAGAYQAVFLQGLPEMNLENIEISNLIAKADKGFSIIDANGIKLSNIKLDIKESNVFEIYNAKNMSFKNIEFNSTSPKAVTVNGAACEKIELTSSANLDFSKTTFIGETVPKGAVKL, from the coding sequence ATGAAAACAAAACCAATTAACCTATTGTGTATCGCCTTGACAGTTGTAATGACGAGTTGGTCGAATACCAGTGTCGCCCAAAATTCAAAATCCAATGAAACTTATAAAGGTATTGAATTCAAAATGGACATTGTAAAAGAACCCATAATTCCAAACAACACCGTAAACATCAAGGATTTTGGTGCCGTAAACGGAGGAACTGTTTTAAACACCAAGGCTTTTGCCGATGCCATTGCTGCCGTTTCCAAAAAAGGAGGTGGAAAAGTGATTATTCCTCCCGGAATTTGGCTTACAGGCCCAATCATTTTGAAAAGCAACCTAGAATTGCATGCCCAAACCGGCGCATTGATAAAATTCTCGACGGATAAAAGTTTATATCCTCTAGTTGAAACCAGTTTTGAAGGATTGAACACTTGGCGTTGCATTTCGCCTATTTATGGGAAGAATCTTGAAAACGTGGCTTTCACCGGAAAAGGAGTTTGGGACGGCTCAGGAGAGGTTTGGAGACAAGTCAAAAAAAGCAAACTTACCGAAAGCCAATGGAAAAAATTTGTGGCTTCAGGCGGAGTGCTCAATGAAAAAAAAGACAGTTGGTACCCATCGGAAACGTTTATGAAAGCTTCTGTTGGTGCAGACCAAAATGTACGTCTGGATTTGAAAACCAAAGAAGATTTTGAAGCCATTCACGATTTTCTTCGTCCGGTATTGGTAAGCATTCAAAACAGCAAAAGAGTGATGTTTGACGGTCCCGTTTTTCAAAATTCACCAGCTTGGAACATTCATCCATTGATGATTGAAGACTTGATTGTTCGTAATGTGTCTGTTCGCAATCCTTGGTTTTCCCAAAACGGAGACGGTCTTGACGTGGAATCTTGCAAAAATGTATTGGTTGAAAATTCCAGCTTTGATGTGGGTGACGACGCAATTTGCATCAAATCAGGAAAAGACAAAGACGGTCGTGATCGTAAGGTACCTTGCGAAAATATTATCATCAGAAACAACATAGTTTATCATGGACACGGCGGAGTTACCGTGGGTAGTGAAATGTCCAGTGGTGTAAAAAACATGCACGTATCAAACTGTTCTTTTATGGGAACCGACGTTGGATTGCGTTTCAAAAGCAACCGCGGACGTGGTGGTGTTGTGGAAAACATCTTTATCTCGGATATTTTCATGACCGATATTCCATCACAAGCCATTTCATTCGACCTGTATTACGGTGGAAAATCCATAGCCGAAACTTTGGCCGAAGGGGGAAATACCATTAGCACCAAAATAGTTCCTGTCGACGAAAAAACACCGCAGTTCAAAAACATTACCATCAAAAATATCACCATTGCGGGAGCATATCAAGCCGTATTTTTGCAAGGTTTGCCTGAAATGAACCTGGAGAACATCGAAATCTCCAACTTGATTGCAAAAGCAGACAAAGGTTTCTCAATCATTGATGCCAATGGAATCAAACTCAGCAATATCAAATTAGACATAAAAGAAAGCAATGTTTTTGAAATCTATAATGCCAAAAATATGTCATTCAAAAATATTGAATTTAATTCGACTTCACCAAAAGCAGTTACCGTCAATGGAGCCGCTTGCGAAAAAATTGAATTGACCTCGTCTGCTAATTTGGATTTTTCCAAAACAACCTTCATTGGAGAAACCGTTCCAAAAGGAGCCGTGAAATTGTAA
- a CDS encoding nucleoside hydrolase-like domain-containing protein: protein MLKKYSKNIIGFILIAMIGFMANAQSSKVAKEKPKPRIVISSDIGGTDPDDFQSMIHLLMYSDLFQIEGLVSSPFGEGRKKHFLDMIDLYEKDFPKLTTHNKNLAKPNDLRAVCKQGAIPSAPFKGYSTATEGSQWIIKCAKKKSSQPLWVLVWGGLEDLAQALHDAPEIEKNIKVYWIGGPNKKWSINAYDYIAKNHPNLWMIEANATYRGWIIDSEAPKEISSENYYGNYIQGRGAMGKAFKNYYNGNIKMGDTPSLAYLMNGDPNIPLTDSWGGSFTPIDRSSRNVFERNTTIKDTVAAYAVLEWRFKGPKMKIPKDSACFIFEAGGQKWPGYCAEEGVYAVRYSSKKPETCSYVTTSSIPELNGQKGQFTSTIPWPGKQTPDDYTLGKHWYGDRKEPELFLEQQQGARTISKFRSEFLLDWAKRWEWLH from the coding sequence ATGCTTAAAAAGTATTCTAAAAATATAATTGGTTTTATCCTTATTGCAATGATTGGTTTTATGGCTAATGCCCAATCCAGCAAAGTTGCAAAGGAAAAACCGAAACCCCGAATAGTGATTAGCTCCGATATTGGCGGAACCGATCCTGACGACTTCCAATCGATGATTCATCTATTGATGTATTCCGATTTATTTCAAATTGAAGGACTTGTTTCTTCCCCTTTTGGCGAGGGTAGAAAAAAGCATTTTTTGGACATGATTGATTTATACGAAAAAGATTTTCCAAAACTAACGACACATAATAAAAACTTGGCCAAACCCAATGATTTGAGGGCAGTTTGCAAACAAGGAGCTATTCCAAGTGCGCCATTCAAAGGTTACAGCACTGCGACCGAAGGCTCTCAATGGATCATCAAATGTGCCAAAAAGAAAAGCAGTCAACCCTTGTGGGTATTGGTTTGGGGTGGTCTCGAAGACTTGGCACAAGCCTTGCACGACGCTCCTGAAATAGAAAAAAACATTAAAGTATATTGGATTGGCGGTCCCAACAAAAAATGGAGCATCAATGCCTATGACTATATCGCCAAAAACCACCCCAATCTTTGGATGATTGAAGCCAATGCCACTTACAGGGGATGGATTATCGATTCGGAAGCGCCAAAAGAAATTAGCAGCGAAAACTATTACGGCAATTACATCCAAGGTCGTGGTGCCATGGGAAAAGCTTTCAAGAATTATTATAATGGCAACATAAAAATGGGAGATACTCCTTCTCTCGCCTATCTAATGAATGGTGATCCAAACATCCCGTTAACGGACAGTTGGGGCGGCAGTTTTACGCCAATCGACAGAAGTTCCAGAAACGTTTTTGAGCGCAATACCACAATAAAAGACACCGTAGCCGCATATGCCGTATTGGAATGGCGTTTTAAAGGACCAAAAATGAAGATCCCGAAAGATTCTGCTTGCTTTATTTTTGAAGCAGGAGGTCAAAAATGGCCTGGTTATTGTGCAGAGGAAGGCGTTTATGCCGTTCGCTATTCGTCCAAAAAGCCAGAAACTTGCAGCTATGTTACAACTAGCTCCATTCCGGAATTAAACGGACAAAAAGGGCAATTTACAAGCACCATTCCATGGCCGGGAAAACAAACTCCCGATGATTACACGCTCGGAAAACATTGGTATGGAGACCGAAAAGAACCTGAATTATTTTTGGAACAGCAACAAGGAGCCAGAACGATATCAAAGTTTCGATCAGAGTTCTTGCTGGACTGGGCAAAAAGATGGGAATGGCTCCATTAA
- a CDS encoding pectate lyase has translation MKTISKLLLVFVFLQTGILLKAQTKISEDLVTKTMLKATEYMVQNVSTNGGYVWTYTPDLSRQWGEMEAYKSMIWLQHPGTISMGHLFLDAYHTTQNEYYYQAARKAAAAVIQGQSPEGGWNYMVDFKGEESLKQWYNTIGKNGWRLEEFQHYYGNSTFDDDVTSDAARFLLRMYLEKKDLVYKPALEKAIEFVLKSQYPNGGWPQRYPLKEGFSKKGFPDYTGFYTFNDDVIWENIHFLIQCYVVLGEERFLEPIHKGMDFYRKSQDKSGAWGQQLNMKMEVASARTYEPAAYLPSATCENAMLLLKFYQFTGDKQFLEGVPKAIHWLEKATLPNDKTEGNRTHPTFVEVKTNKPIYVHRKGSNVKFGSYYVDYNDTNLLAHYYGKAHIELQELKEEFLRVSKLEPEEATKESPLPTKQLNHKETMEQYYDLNRYDFSFQPEESKISEILNTLDEQNRWLTNRVYISNPYIGDGKNEEQTNKYATTKVGDETDTSPYNNTGNQKYISTGEYISNMRMLLNFIQYNKSHSAN, from the coding sequence ATGAAAACTATTTCCAAACTGCTTCTTGTTTTTGTATTCCTCCAAACAGGAATCCTGCTCAAAGCACAAACCAAAATCTCGGAAGACTTGGTGACAAAAACGATGCTGAAAGCCACGGAATATATGGTGCAAAACGTGAGTACCAATGGAGGTTATGTTTGGACTTATACTCCTGATTTGTCCCGTCAATGGGGAGAAATGGAAGCCTACAAATCGATGATTTGGCTGCAACATCCCGGAACAATCAGTATGGGACATTTATTTCTGGATGCCTATCACACGACCCAAAACGAATATTACTATCAGGCGGCACGAAAAGCGGCAGCGGCAGTTATTCAGGGACAGAGCCCGGAAGGTGGCTGGAACTACATGGTCGATTTCAAAGGCGAAGAATCGCTAAAACAATGGTACAACACCATCGGTAAAAATGGTTGGCGACTGGAAGAATTTCAGCATTATTATGGCAATTCCACTTTTGACGACGATGTTACCTCGGATGCCGCCCGATTCCTGTTGCGAATGTACTTGGAAAAAAAGGATTTAGTTTACAAGCCTGCTTTGGAAAAAGCCATCGAATTTGTGCTGAAAAGTCAATATCCCAATGGAGGTTGGCCACAGCGCTATCCATTAAAAGAAGGATTTTCGAAAAAAGGTTTTCCTGACTATACAGGTTTTTATACCTTCAATGACGACGTGATTTGGGAAAACATCCATTTCCTGATTCAATGTTACGTGGTTTTGGGCGAAGAACGCTTTCTGGAACCCATTCATAAAGGAATGGATTTTTACAGGAAATCTCAAGACAAGAGTGGTGCTTGGGGCCAACAACTCAACATGAAAATGGAAGTGGCCAGTGCCCGAACTTATGAGCCGGCCGCATATCTTCCGAGTGCTACCTGCGAAAACGCAATGCTTTTGCTAAAATTCTATCAATTTACGGGTGACAAACAATTTCTGGAAGGAGTTCCAAAAGCCATTCATTGGTTGGAAAAAGCAACACTTCCAAACGACAAAACAGAAGGCAATCGCACCCATCCCACCTTTGTGGAAGTAAAAACCAACAAACCCATTTATGTGCACCGCAAAGGTTCCAACGTTAAATTCGGAAGCTATTATGTGGATTATAACGATACCAATTTACTGGCCCATTACTATGGAAAAGCACACATAGAACTTCAAGAATTAAAAGAGGAATTCCTGAGAGTTTCTAAACTCGAACCGGAAGAAGCTACCAAAGAATCTCCTTTGCCAACAAAACAATTGAATCATAAAGAAACTATGGAACAATATTATGATTTAAACCGATATGATTTTTCGTTTCAACCGGAGGAATCCAAAATATCCGAAATTCTAAACACACTTGATGAGCAAAACCGTTGGTTAACCAACCGTGTTTATATCAGTAACCCGTACATTGGCGATGGAAAAAACGAAGAACAAACCAATAAATATGCAACAACCAAAGTAGGAGACGAAACGGATACTTCACCTTACAATAATACTGGTAATCAAAAATACATTTCAACCGGCGAATACATTTCGAATATGAGAATGCTGCTCAATTTCATCCAATACAACAAATCCCACTCGGCTAATTAG
- a CDS encoding LamG-like jellyroll fold domain-containing protein, translating into MIPTTRLIALLFICFSLASKGQNAEIKKESQTTTEWLLANLLREKSNNVEISGKPQTVASPYGEAVSFNGIDDAFFLNELPLQSLEEFTVEMIFKPELKGVFEQRILHIGESTKDRMLLEIRAVDNNWYFDGYTASGTNKKALIDEKLIHPLEQWYHVAFVVTPKSRTTYVNGKQELFLEFPFLPIESGQTSIGVRMNKLCWFKGAIYKIRITPKQVQPNNFMSFIK; encoded by the coding sequence ATGATTCCAACCACACGATTAATAGCACTACTTTTTATCTGTTTTTCGCTTGCTTCAAAAGGACAAAACGCGGAAATCAAAAAAGAAAGCCAGACGACAACCGAATGGCTATTGGCCAATTTGCTTCGGGAGAAATCAAACAATGTCGAAATTAGTGGAAAACCCCAAACAGTCGCTTCGCCCTATGGAGAAGCCGTTTCTTTCAACGGAATAGACGATGCCTTTTTTTTAAATGAACTTCCATTGCAATCACTTGAGGAATTTACGGTCGAAATGATATTCAAACCCGAGCTAAAAGGTGTGTTTGAACAACGAATCCTGCATATTGGCGAAAGCACAAAAGACCGGATGTTACTCGAAATTCGGGCAGTCGACAATAATTGGTATTTTGATGGTTATACCGCTTCAGGCACCAACAAAAAAGCGCTTATCGACGAAAAACTAATTCATCCATTGGAACAATGGTATCATGTTGCTTTTGTGGTAACACCAAAAAGCCGAACCACTTATGTCAACGGAAAACAGGAATTGTTCCTGGAATTTCCTTTTCTGCCCATTGAAAGCGGACAAACTTCCATTGGAGTTCGCATGAATAAATTATGCTGGTTCAAAGGAGCCATCTATAAAATAAGAATCACGCCCAAACAAGTTCAACCAAATAATTTCATGAGTTTTATTAAATAA
- a CDS encoding type II toxin-antitoxin system VapC family toxin, which yields MENIFVDTNIVIDLLAKREHFYKDAQDLFTLSDKKEVKLFISSLTFANAYYSIVKHHKDVDAKKYLSKFKVLVTILPLEDKAIELALASDFKDFEDGLQYFVAMDNDADILITRNKKDFKNSKIPVMTAEEYMKK from the coding sequence ATGGAGAATATTTTCGTAGATACAAATATTGTTATTGACCTTTTAGCCAAGCGTGAACATTTTTATAAAGATGCTCAAGATTTATTTACACTTAGTGATAAAAAAGAGGTTAAACTTTTCATTTCTTCGCTAACTTTTGCAAATGCTTACTACTCTATTGTCAAACATCATAAAGATGTGGATGCAAAAAAGTATTTGTCCAAATTTAAGGTATTAGTAACCATACTTCCTTTGGAAGACAAAGCAATCGAATTAGCCTTGGCTTCAGATTTTAAAGACTTTGAAGATGGTTTACAATATTTCGTTGCAATGGACAATGATGCAGATATACTAATAACTCGAAACAAAAAAGATTTTAAGAACTCGAAAATTCCCGTAATGACTGCAGAGGAATATATGAAGAAATAA
- a CDS encoding DUF6364 family protein codes for MNTKLTLNLDAEIIHEAKTYAKSHSVSLSKLIENYLNSLTRESKKKSSVSPLVESLTGIIPSDYDERRDYRNYIDQKYS; via the coding sequence ATGAACACGAAACTCACATTAAATCTTGATGCGGAAATAATACACGAGGCAAAAACATATGCTAAAAGTCACAGTGTAAGCTTATCAAAACTCATAGAAAACTATCTTAATTCGCTAACCAGAGAATCAAAAAAGAAATCTTCTGTTAGTCCATTAGTTGAAAGTTTGACAGGAATTATCCCAAGTGATTACGACGAAAGAAGAGATTACAGAAACTATATTGACCAAAAATATTCATAA
- a CDS encoding helix-turn-helix domain-containing protein encodes MKNKEKELEMFTFDQIKNEFIGETGSVKRTLYEQELQMEIIGDLIKKIRLERNMTQDELGKLIGVQRAQISKLENNTTNVTVETILRVFSALKAKVNFNVELLNSNIKIA; translated from the coding sequence ATGAAAAATAAAGAAAAAGAATTAGAAATGTTCACTTTTGACCAAATTAAGAATGAATTTATTGGCGAAACTGGAAGCGTAAAAAGAACGCTTTATGAACAAGAACTTCAAATGGAAATTATCGGAGATTTAATCAAAAAAATTCGCCTAGAAAGAAATATGACTCAAGATGAATTAGGCAAATTAATTGGTGTTCAAAGAGCTCAAATTTCAAAACTTGAAAACAACACTACGAATGTAACCGTTGAAACAATATTAAGAGTTTTTAGTGCTTTAAAAGCAAAAGTAAATTTCAATGTTGAATTACTAAACAGTAACATAAAGATTGCGTAA
- a CDS encoding type II toxin-antitoxin system RelE/ParE family toxin yields the protein MNKFDVIFLTEAREFLFELDEKSRDKIIFNIDKSKIKNDNELFKKLKGEIWKFRTLYNKTYFRIFAFWDKTEKTKTLVLATHGIIKKTGKTPEKEIEKAESIRLKYFEFKIKRNEK from the coding sequence ATGAATAAATTTGATGTTATTTTTTTGACAGAGGCTAGAGAATTTCTTTTTGAATTAGACGAAAAAAGTCGAGACAAGATTATTTTCAACATAGACAAATCAAAAATTAAAAACGACAACGAATTGTTTAAAAAACTCAAAGGAGAAATTTGGAAATTTAGAACCTTGTACAACAAAACTTATTTCAGAATTTTTGCCTTTTGGGATAAAACCGAAAAAACTAAGACTTTAGTTTTAGCAACACACGGTATAATTAAGAAAACAGGCAAAACTCCTGAAAAAGAAATTGAAAAAGCTGAAAGCATAAGGCTAAAATACTTTGAATTTAAAATTAAGCGAAATGAAAAATAA
- a CDS encoding DUF3368 domain-containing protein has translation MLKVVSNTTPIISLLKIGKLNIFKDLYGEIFIPQEVFNEIEAGKNKEFYNDLSKIEWIKIEKINNEKSLSYFLDLDKGEAEAIVLATEKEADLIILDESLGRFHAKHTGLKVTGTIGILLKAKQLGHINELKPLLFELRTKNVWLSDGFIENALKLANEK, from the coding sequence ATGCTTAAAGTTGTTTCAAACACCACTCCTATTATTTCACTTTTAAAGATTGGTAAACTCAATATCTTTAAAGATTTGTATGGTGAAATTTTTATTCCTCAAGAAGTATTTAATGAAATCGAGGCAGGAAAGAATAAAGAATTTTATAACGATTTATCGAAAATCGAATGGATAAAAATCGAAAAAATAAACAATGAAAAGTCTTTGTCTTACTTTTTAGATTTAGACAAGGGAGAAGCCGAAGCAATTGTTTTAGCAACTGAAAAAGAGGCCGATTTAATAATACTTGATGAATCTTTAGGAAGATTTCACGCTAAACATACTGGACTAAAAGTTACTGGAACAATTGGAATACTTTTAAAAGCGAAACAACTTGGACATATTAATGAACTAAAACCTTTACTTTTTGAACTAAGAACAAAAAACGTATGGTTAAGTGATGGCTTCATTGAAAATGCACTAAAACTAGCAAACGAAAAATAA
- a CDS encoding UPF0175 family protein, which produces MSQIISIEFPDYLANSMRMNKSEFGKEIKISGLVKLFELGKISSGTASKVLQLSRIEFLELLAKYNVGFLNVEDLSEDLQNA; this is translated from the coding sequence ATGTCACAAATCATATCTATAGAATTTCCAGATTATTTGGCAAACTCAATGCGAATGAATAAAAGCGAATTTGGAAAAGAAATTAAAATTTCTGGTCTTGTAAAACTTTTTGAATTGGGTAAAATTTCATCGGGAACTGCCTCGAAAGTTTTACAATTGTCTAGAATTGAGTTTTTAGAATTATTAGCCAAATATAATGTTGGTTTCTTGAATGTTGAAGACTTAAGTGAAGATTTACAAAATGCTTAA